The genomic segment CAAGTGCCGTACTTCGTGTGGGTTTCGATTGCGACATACTTGCAACTCAGTATTACGTGGATGAATTGGGGGGAGTAATGCTTGACCACGAACATCACATGCGACGAGCGATTGAACTGGCTGCGAATGTTCCCGACCTTCCGTTCGGCGCACTGATTGTCGACCAGTCTTCCGGCGAGAGTCTTGCGGAGGGATGGAATAAGTCGTCCACCAACCCCACGTGGCACGGTGAGATCGACGCCATCAATCAAATGGCTGGTGCGGTGCGTGATTGGAAGGAGCGGCGGCTGGCTCTGTACACCACTGCTGAACCCTGCCCGATGTGCCAGGGAGCCATCCTGTGGACCGGAATCGAAACGGTGGTGTTTGGTTCGTCGATCCGATTCCTGCAAGAGCTTGGTTGGAAACAAATTGATATCTTCGCGCAAGAGGTTGCACAGCGAACTCCGTTTCAAGACTGCACATTGATCGGCGGAATTCTGGAAGATGAATGTCACGCGCTGTTTAAGGCGGCATCGAAGAAGACCCCCGAGTGAAGCCGCATAAAACCTGAAGAAATTGGAAGCCTAACCTCTTGAAAAACAACGCATCACGTTCGTCCTCAATTCGCTTGGGACTCTGCTGCACCTTCTTGGAGCAGCCCATCAAGTTTCGCAACACGACAGTCAAAGCAATAAGCAGCATGGAGCGCGATGCCGCTCTGAACAAGCTGTCCGGGTTGTGCATGGCAAACGCCCAGGCATTGCAGCAATCACTTCAATTCTGTGCCGACAACGGCATTGGCTGCTTCCGCATCAACAGTCAAGTTCTGCCAGTGAAGACTCACGCCGAATGCGGCTACGATATATGCGATTTTCCTGACAGTGATGAGATTGTGCGTCAGTTCAAGGCATGCGGCAAGTTCGCCCAGGACCACGACATCCGCACGTGTTTTCATCCCGACCAATTTGTGGTGCTGAACTCGCCACGTCCCGATGTAGTCGATCGGTCGATTGCTGAACTGGAATACCAGGCCGAGGTTGCTGAGTGGGTCGGAGCTGATGTCGTCAATATTCATGGCGGCGGAGCGTATGGCGATAAACCAAAGGCCCTGGCTGATTTCGCTAGGAATCTGAAACGATTGTCCTCACGGGTTAGAACCCGGCTGACGGTCGAGAATGATGACACGACATACACACCCTCGGACCTGCTACCGCTCTGCCGGGCAGAAGGTATTCCGTTGGTCTACGACGTCCATCATCACCGCTGCAATCAAGATGAGAAATCTGTCGAAGAGATAACCGAGCAAGCCATCAGCACTTGGAACCGGGAGCCACTGTTTCACATCTCTAGCCCCATCGAAGGCTGGGAGGGGCCAAAGCCTCGGCGACATCACGATTTCATTGACATTGAGGACTTTCCCAAATATTGGCGAGAGCTGGACCTAACCATCGAGGTGGAAGCTAAGGCCAAAGAGGTCGCTGTGCTGCGGCTGAAGAAGCAATTGGCCGAAAGCTGGGTCGTCTACATTCTACGCTGCAGTGACGGCTCGCTTTACACGGGAATCACAAACGATTTGTCCCGGAGATGTGAGCAACACAACAACGGGACAGCTTCGCGATATACTCGCAGCCGTTTGCCTGTCGAGTTGGTCTACCGAGAAGCCCAAGAGAGTCGAAGTCGAGCGTTGAAACGAGAACTGGCGATCAAAGCGATGACACGAAAAGCGAAAGAAACTCTGATTCAGTCCGCTGCGAAACTTATGAAATGACAAGGGTGCCGAATTTCTACAATTGCACGGTCGCATCCAATTCCGCAATAATCCATGAGGCGATTTTGCCAAGGAGGGAATCATGAACGACAAAAACACAAACCGAGAATCAAAACCACCGCGCCCTGTCTGCCCGGTCTGCGGCGGCGAACTGATTGAAATCCGCGCCAAGCTCCAATGTTCCCGCTGCCACACGATTTGCGAAACGTGTTGCGAAGGGGGACGGGGATAAGCTGCAGCGAAGTTCTTAGGGTGTAGCGTGAGAATTGCCAGGCCACCACGATCACAGCTGTGGTTGATGTATTTGGTCGCGGTGATCTTCCCGCATGTGGACGTTCAGAGGAAAGTCGTGGGGCAAAGACGACTTTAATGCTTCAGAGCTTATGGCTGTGGTGTTACTGGATGGCAGTGGAGCGTTGATGGTGTGGTTGCCGTGGCATTGCAATCAGTTTTGCGAACACACCCGTCGCTGCTCTAGGTGTACCATTCAGAATCGGTCTATGGGGTTTCGCCAGATGGGGGGGCTGAGGTGTCCCCGTTTTTGTCGGTTGCTTGGCGAACATCCACGACCAGTTTGCGTTTTCCTTTGGTGATGTACACAACGCCCTCAGCCCATTTTTCGTTGACAAAAGGACTTTGGAAAGCGTAGTCCGGTGCCAAATCGATCGGTGCACCATTCAATTCGGGCGCCTGATCGCTTTGCAGGGAGAAGGTAAAATTGCCAGAGTCTCTTAGGCCCCGGTAGTGCAGGACGTCATCTTCGATGCTTACTGTTTGTTTCAAGATTTCTTGTTGGAACGTTTCGAAGTTGCCTGCGAAATCTTCGCTACGCGCAACTTCTAAGATCACTGGCGTGTATTCATCGGAACAGCGAAGCCAACGAGCGTCGTCCCAATCCCAAGTACCGCGGACCACTTTGACTGCCGCAAAAGCGCGTTTTGCTTGGGCAAAAATCCAGCCGTCCCGCTCGTGTCGTTTGAGATCGGTTGAAAAGCAGACACGCATCGCCTTGGTGGCATCAGCATGACGAAGTTTTTGTGCAATCAGGGTTCCTTTGTGCTGAATTGCCCAGTGTGCATTGTAGGTGCTGCGATCAGTCTCACATCGTGGATACAAGGTCGAGTTGGGTTCCCCCGCAAAGATAATGCCATGCCACCGGTTTTGTTGGCTAATGGCGGTCCAATAGTCTTTGGGGTGACTGCCGAAGAGCAAACTTCCCATAATAAAATCGGGAGTGCAGTACGAATAGCGGACGATTCCGCCCTGTTCGGGATCGACGTCGTAAATTGGCTCGTTCGGTCGAGAGAGCGAAAGTGATTGTTGGTAATCGAGATGGCGTCCTAAACGGCGTGATTGACATTCGTAGACACCTCGTCCTTGGGGATCCAATGCAATGTCCATGACCACCAGTGGCAAACGGTAGGTTGTGGTGGCAATGACTGGTAAGGTTTCGTGATGGTGGGCGCGGTTTCCTTGCCCCAAGTAAAACCAACTCATGGCACGGTTGCGATCGTGGTGAGCAAGGGCCCAGGCACCAGGATACAGTCGCGTTTTTCCACCACCCCGCATGCCGCCCAATTGTTCTTGTGCCCAATTGGCCCACCACACATCCAGGCCAGCTTTGACGAGAGATTTTAGTTCCGGGTCGTCCGTAAAGTCATAAATATTGTGCCAACCTTGCAGGGTTCGCGAACCATAACCGGAAGGGGAAATTTCGATCAACATGCCCCTTTTCACACGTTCCCGATAGTAGCGTTTCAGATACTTTCGCCATGCAGCCAGTTGTTCTTGGGCGGTGGAACCATCTTGGTAGCGAAATGTTTCCCCCAGCGGAGATGCAGCCAGCATTCGCGCAGCTGCCCAACGCGTTGCGTCGCGCTGCGCGCTATGATTTTCACTGCCCCAGAGTCGCCAGGTGTCTTCTGGATCCGATTCCGACATTTTAGATTCGGTGTAAGCCCAGTCGGCAAAAAGTTGCTCCATGGCATGGACAGCATCATCGCTGAGACGACCTTCCATGGAGCCACCGGGGCCGAACAGTCCGTAAATGCGATAAAACACTCCTCCCAGCCAATGCAGACCAAATTCGCCGGTCGCTTGTTCCTCTTGTCGTAGAACTTTAATGGCTTCCAAGATCGCGGCATTCGCTCGTTCCGATTCTGTTTCCAGATGCAACGCAGCCAGTGCAAATATTAACCGACTGAAGACATATTGATTGATCTGTACATCCCGAATTATTTTGACTTCCCCCCAAGGTGCGGAATCGCAGGCCCCCAATTCCTCTGCCTTGGGCCATGCCGAGCTGTCCTCTGTCGGTGAATCCCAACCTTCGACAACTTGATCCGACGTTTGCCATTGATTGTTGGTGACGATCACTTGGGGTGCGCCCTGCTCGAAGTCGATATGCAGCAGCCCCAACACCCCAGCCGGGTTGGGTTCGTCACCCAAGTTGCGTGCTGCAATCGTGACGACATTGTCCCCCGGTTTTAAATGCTGGGTGATATCAATCAACTTGGCGTGTTGGAATCCGTTGGCTCGGCCGACGAGTTTCCCGTTAATTGATACTGTGCAGGTATTGTCGACGGCCAATACCATGTGGGCCTTTTTGATTGGGTTTTGAGTCGGGAGAGTCAGTTGTCGGCGAAAATATCGTAAGCCGGAGGGGGGATGACTGGGAGAATTTTGTTCGGGGTACCAAATCCATTGCGCTTGCTGTAGTTCACGAAGCGAGCGCACGGGGTCGACGCTGGAATCGAGTTCAGCAAAAGGTCGATCCAGATATTCAGTCAGGTAACTGTCCCGCCTCTTGGAGAACCCATCGCGCACTTCACTGAGTGCCTCATCAGTCAATGCGGTTACCTGCCGGTCATTGGTCATGCAGAGAGCGCACACAGTGATTGAAACGATCCAAGAAAATTTGGCAAACTTGCATGGAAAATTAACAAGCAGATAAGAGAGCCGATTTTCGTCTTGTGGGGCGATATGCATTGGTGTTTTTTTGCGGTTTGCTGTTGGGAATTGGTAAAGAATTTTTTCCGACGAAGGCTGATAATTTTCCGGCTGAGTAGAGACTGGGCCTATTCCGATACGACCATTAGCCGGGATTTCCCGTTTGGGTTGATCCTAGAACCGATCCAGACTCGCAACCTTCACGATTGTAACAGCACATCCTCTCCCAAGCTAAATGCCAGTGGACTTTTCGACAGCTTTCCGTCTTCCAGCCCGAGTGATCCAGGAACGAGGACAAGCAGAGCGTTTGCCAGCGGTTAGTGTCTGTTCTGCGCAGACCATCTCCATGAGGAACCCCGATACCACTCGACCTTCGCCACAACCCGGGGGAAATTGGTGGAACGGTGATTCCTACGACTGCTTGAGAGCGAGGAGACCCGGTTCGGGTGCTCATCCCCACGGATGCGATGTCGGTTGACGTCGCTCCACCCAAAAACGGTTGATTTTAGGCCCCTCGGAAGAATCAAGCCGCGTCCCCGTAAGTTTTAGGGACGTTCATGATAGCTTGCTCCTAACAGTTTGGAGTTTGCCGTCCTCGGTCAGTTTGTGACGAATCTGCAGAGGCCTCGTTCCTCGGATTTTTGCGTTGGTAGGGCGAGTGGTAATAAGGGAATAACGGTGTTGGTATCTCTTGGCGTTTGACTGGCGAGACCAACGTACGCTGTACTTTTTGAACACCAGTCAGGTACGGTTCGCCAATTGTCTCTTTTGTCTCTGCCAGTACCGACCCTGTTGTGAGGTGACTGAAAGGTCAAATAGGTTGTCGACTGCGGGTCACGTCGACAATTCCAAGCGTGAGGTGATTTCCGTGTGCGCGTATAAATGGCTTATCAGCTTCAAGATGACTTTGCCCCAAACCGCCGAGCTAACGGGACTTGGCCAGCAGATCAAACAGGTCGTTATCGTCATAAAGCAGATTGAATTGGCTAAAGACCGTATCGTTTCCTGAACCGGAGTCGATAAAGTTGGTTCCGAAGGCGATGATGAAATCGTTTCCTGCAAACGAGTAGATGTAATTACGGCCGCCGTCGACGCGGATGTTGTCGTCATGCGCACCGCCTAGAATCGTGTCGTTGCCTTTGCCGGTGCGGACCACGTTGCTGCCGTCTCCGACTTCGATGCGGTTGTTGCCGCCCAGGTCGGTGACTTGATCCTGGCCGGAACCGGTGATGATCATGTCGTTGCCGTAGCGGGTGCTGATGTGGTTGTTGCCGTCGCCGGCATCGATCTGATTGTCTCCGCCGAGGTCGATGATCTTGTCGCTGCCGCGACCGGTTTTTATGTGGTCATCGCCGACGTTGGTTTTGACCACGTTATTGCCGTTACCGACCGAGACATAGTTGTCCCCACCGTAGCTGTAAACGCGATCGCGGCCGTCACGACCGAGGATCGTATCATCCCCGCCGTAGGTATAGGAAACATTGTTTCCACTGCCGCCATCGAAGTAGACGTTATAGGTGCCGTTGTCGCCGACGAACCAATCGTTGCCCCCCATGCCCATGGCATAGATCGTGCCGGGCACGGTATGCACTCCCAGCGAAACTCGGTTGCGGTAAATCTCCACCTGGCCGGTGCCGGAACGAGTGAAGACGCGGAAATAGTCATCGCCGCTGGTGCCGGAAACCGCGAAGTCGCGTCCTTGTTGTTGCTCTGTGCGGATACGTATGACGCGTGAGTGCGACGTTTCCAATCCGGTTTCATTGCTGACGGCCGTCGCGCGGATCGTATAATTACCCGCTTTGTCATATCTCTTACTGATGGACGAGCCGGAGAGTCCGGTCACCAAGCGCGGCTGACTGCCGTCGCCCCAATCGACGGTGTAGGTATAGTGTTCGCGCGTCACGGTCGGACCATAAAGCTTCAACGAAACCACGCGTCGCTGCCCCACGACACCGTCATTATCGCCGCGAATCCGCAACACCGAAGTGTCCGCGCCATGCACCCGCACAAGGTTGGATCTGGAGCCGCCATCATTGTCAAGGACTTTCAAACGCACGACGATGTTACTTTGTCCATTCAAGTCCGCGGCGGTGATGTAAGGCCGCACCCCTATGGCATCGTACGTGCCGTCGTTCCCGTAGTCCCACATATAGGTCAGGGTCCCAGCGGGCTGATCCGCATCATAACTGTCACTGCCATCGAGTTGGATCCTGTTGCGGTTGCCTAACACATATGGCCCCCCGGCATCGGCGACGGGGCGGGTGTTGATAAAGGGGATGACCGTGATCACCAAAGCCGCGCTATCGTCGGGGATGCTGCCCACAGCGGCGTCGTCGACGTTGACGGTAACGTTCAGTACAGGGTTCCCGGCGGCATTGAGCACCGCCCCCGCTTTGAGGAACAATTCGGTTCCGAGAATCTCAAACAGATCGGCATCGGCACCGGTCAGCGAGAGCACGTTGGTCCCCAGTAGATCATCGGTGACGACAATGTCGGCCACTTTGATGCGGAGCGTTGTATCGATGTTCTCTGGGAGGCTAGTGAGGTTATTGTCCAACATCACCATCGGCGGGTCGTTGACGTCAATCACGTCAATCGCCAGAGCCGTGCTATCGTCGGGCGTGGTTCCTATCGCGACGTCATTCACGTTGACGGTCACGTTCAAAATGGGATTAGAGTAACTATCGAGAACCGTACCCGCCTTCAGGAACAACTCGGTTCCATCGATTTCGAACAGCCCCACGTCCGCACCGGTGAGTGAAAGCACGTTCGTCCCCACCCCATCGTCAGTGACCACAATGTCGGCCACTTTGATGCGGGAGGTCGTATCGGTGTTCTCCAGCAAACTACCGATCGTGTTATCCAATGCCACCATCGGCGACTCGTTGACTTCGGTCACGTTGATCGCCAGGGCGGCGCTATCGTCCGGCGTGGTTCCCACCGTGGCATCATCGACGTTGACAGTTACGTCCAAAACCGGATTAGCGAACCGATCCAGGACCGTCCCCGCTTTGAGAAAGAGTACCGTTCCATCGATTTCAAACAGCCCCGCGTCCGCTCCCGTGAGCGAGAGCACGTTGTTGCCCAGCGCATCATCGGTGACCACAATGTCGGCTACTTTGACGCGGGACGTCGTATCGGTGTTCTCCGGTAGACCAGTGACCGTGTTGTTCAATGTGACCAGCGGTGGGTTGTTGACGTCAGTTTCATCGGTCCAGCGAAATGCTTCAATTCCATTGGTGGAAGTACCTCGTCCCACAATTACAGAGCCATCGGCCGACACGCCCCATGCATAACTCCTAAAATCACCACCCGGCAAGTCGCCCAGACCCACCATGCCCGTTTCCGCCGTCCAACGAAATGCTTCATATCCATTGGTGGAATTACTCCGTCCCACAATCACGGAACCGTCGTCCGATACGTCGTATGCATAACTGTTAAAAGTACCACCCGGCAAGTCGCCCAGGCCGACCATGCCCGTTTCCGCCGTCCATCGAAATGCTTCATATCCATTGGTGGAATTACTCCGTCCCACAATCACGGAAGCGTCGTCCGATACGTCGTATGCATAACTGTTAAAAGTACCACCCGGCAAGTCGCCCAGGCCGACCATGCCCGTTTCCGCCGTCCAACGAAACGCTTCAGTTCCATTGGCTGAATCACCCCGTCCCACAATTACAGAGCCATCGGCTGACACGTGTCGTGCATAACTGCTAAAAGTACCACCCGGCAGGTCGCCCAGGCCCACCATGCCCGTTTCCGCCGTCCAACGAAATGCTTCATATCCATTGGCGGATTTGCTACGTCCGACAATCACGGAACCGTCGGCCGACACGCCGTATGCATAACTGTTAAAATCACCACCCGGCAAGTCGCCCAGGCCCACCATGCCCGTTTCCGCCGTCCATCGAAATGCTTCTGTTCCATTGGCGGATTTGCTACGTCCTACAATCACGGAACCGTCGGCCGACACGCCGTATGCATAACTGTTAAAATCACCACCCGGCAAGTCGCCCAGGCCCACCATGCCCGTTTCTGCCGTCCATCGAAATGCTTCATATCCATTGGTGGAATTACTCCGTCCGACAATCACGGAGCCGTC from the Symmachiella macrocystis genome contains:
- a CDS encoding nucleoside deaminase, which translates into the protein MLDHEHHMRRAIELAANVPDLPFGALIVDQSSGESLAEGWNKSSTNPTWHGEIDAINQMAGAVRDWKERRLALYTTAEPCPMCQGAILWTGIETVVFGSSIRFLQELGWKQIDIFAQEVAQRTPFQDCTLIGGILEDECHALFKAASKKTPE
- the uvsE gene encoding UV DNA damage repair endonuclease UvsE, encoding MEQPIKFRNTTVKAISSMERDAALNKLSGLCMANAQALQQSLQFCADNGIGCFRINSQVLPVKTHAECGYDICDFPDSDEIVRQFKACGKFAQDHDIRTCFHPDQFVVLNSPRPDVVDRSIAELEYQAEVAEWVGADVVNIHGGGAYGDKPKALADFARNLKRLSSRVRTRLTVENDDTTYTPSDLLPLCRAEGIPLVYDVHHHRCNQDEKSVEEITEQAISTWNREPLFHISSPIEGWEGPKPRRHHDFIDIEDFPKYWRELDLTIEVEAKAKEVAVLRLKKQLAESWVVYILRCSDGSLYTGITNDLSRRCEQHNNGTASRYTRSRLPVELVYREAQESRSRALKRELAIKAMTRKAKETLIQSAAKLMK